The following coding sequences lie in one Desulfomicrobium escambiense DSM 10707 genomic window:
- the hslV gene encoding ATP-dependent protease subunit HslV: protein MPEMRGTTILAVKDDHGVAIAGDGQVTLGQAIVVKHGARKVRRLYRDRIVCGFAGSTADAFTLFEKFEAKLEEFGGNLVRASVELAKDWRNDKYLRRLEAMLLVADAETILMLSGTGDVIEPDDGVAAIGSGGAYALSAARALRRNTDLSAEEIARRSMEIAAEICVFTNDRVVFETVTRTSR, encoded by the coding sequence ATGCCAGAAATGCGCGGAACCACCATTCTCGCGGTCAAGGACGACCACGGCGTGGCCATCGCCGGCGACGGGCAGGTCACCCTGGGACAGGCCATCGTCGTCAAGCACGGGGCCCGCAAGGTCCGCAGGCTGTACCGCGACCGCATCGTCTGCGGCTTCGCCGGGTCCACGGCCGACGCCTTCACCCTGTTCGAGAAATTTGAAGCGAAACTTGAAGAATTCGGCGGCAACCTCGTCCGCGCAAGCGTCGAGCTGGCCAAGGACTGGAGGAACGACAAATACCTGCGTCGCCTGGAAGCCATGCTGCTGGTGGCCGACGCCGAAACCATCCTCATGCTCAGCGGCACCGGCGACGTCATAGAGCCCGACGACGGCGTGGCCGCCATCGGCTCCGGCGGGGCCTACGCCCTGTCCGCGGCCCGGGCCTTGCGCCGCAACACCGACCTATCGGCCGAGGAGATCGCGCGCCGCTCCATGGAGATCGCGGCCGAGATCTGCGTCTTCACCAACGACCGCGTGGTCTTCGAGACCGTGACCAGGACTTCCCGATGA
- a CDS encoding DUF2924 domain-containing protein: MNELQNAATGGKIQDRTRNSVLRQMALLQSMSLEQLREKWLDLYGEEPPQYKKQFLIKRLAYRIQELFYGGLSEQAKVHLQQAAKEDPVATVNRRIPEERKSNEAILPGTRLVRVWNDRRYEVIVLADGYEFEGRTFRSLSAVAREITGTRWNGKVFFGLKKVYGRKAEGGSDA; the protein is encoded by the coding sequence ATGAATGAGTTACAGAACGCCGCCACCGGCGGCAAGATCCAGGACCGAACCCGAAACTCAGTCCTTCGGCAGATGGCCCTGCTGCAATCCATGTCCCTGGAGCAGCTCCGGGAAAAATGGCTCGACCTCTACGGAGAAGAGCCACCCCAGTACAAGAAACAATTCCTCATCAAGCGGCTGGCCTATCGCATCCAGGAGCTTTTCTACGGCGGGCTGTCCGAACAGGCCAAGGTCCATCTCCAGCAGGCCGCCAAGGAGGACCCGGTCGCCACTGTCAATCGACGCATCCCAGAAGAGCGGAAATCGAACGAAGCGATCCTGCCCGGGACCAGACTGGTGCGGGTCTGGAACGACCGGCGCTATGAGGTGATCGTCCTTGCCGATGGCTACGAGTTCGAAGGCCGCACCTTCCGGTCGCTCAGCGCGGTGGCCAGGGAGATCACCGGGACCAGGTGGAACGGCAAGGTCTTTTTCGGACTGAAGAAGGTTTACGGCAGAAAAGCCGAGGGAGGTTCGGATGCTTGA
- a CDS encoding 7-cyano-7-deazaguanine synthase has translation MQDKRYIICGNAPTDGIEENPDRDLRLRLWGKDGPDKITLRIEDIHKKMSKDVPDSFQDLLEIATYVYSADQAIPRGADDVDSFGHGWRRDLHFIIPVRKPDFWNGDDIHQALRSTLGFLSDDNYHFEFVKLKEAQAFQGYLKFDDDGRLFGYPEQVVMFSGGLDSLAGAIDEVLNEKHKVVLVTHKSTPKLNTRHRRLEKMIADKAGENAPLHIGVRVNKNKGLNYEYTQRSRSFLYVSIGATIAKMLNLKSVRFYENGVISLNLPVCAQVVGGRATRTTHPRVIRGFQEIISLVAGEPFTIENPYIWKTKAGVIEVITKAGCQDMIAASTTCTHTWEMTNHHTHCGTCSQCIDRRFAMIAAKADQYDPVEAYKADIFTQSRSKDEDKIMTAAYLERANQVREQDDITQFIARFSEVSRVFRYLNGNSGKVAQKVYDLYKRHAKEVCDAMDTMVGRNITAIRQRTLPGDCLLRTVYESGSVISVPAIPVEQKQPDNYFRKRGGVWAARFNGNAEVLVTGVDKGAEYINFLLARPNKETSVYEIVCGFAIDSCNAVLNSNETDEGFQVTQGVPLGDTGFVADRKAVEQYRETAHELLREIEEARAENNDAEIQRLENEMTQITAAINEAVGLGGKLRKSNDKRKNIRDAFRSAVNRAITYLEKYDKPLAAHLKESIKCGNEPVYRTEEEIVWEVRPIVNE, from the coding sequence ATGCAAGATAAACGATATATCATCTGTGGGAACGCACCGACCGATGGGATTGAAGAAAATCCTGACCGTGATCTGCGCCTGCGCCTTTGGGGCAAGGATGGGCCGGACAAGATCACCCTACGCATTGAAGACATCCACAAAAAGATGAGCAAGGACGTGCCTGATTCTTTCCAGGACCTGCTCGAAATCGCCACCTACGTTTACAGTGCCGATCAGGCCATCCCACGAGGGGCCGACGACGTCGATTCTTTTGGCCATGGCTGGCGCAGGGATCTGCACTTCATCATCCCGGTGCGGAAGCCAGATTTTTGGAACGGAGACGATATCCACCAGGCGCTGCGCTCCACGCTTGGTTTCTTGTCTGACGACAACTATCACTTCGAGTTCGTCAAACTGAAAGAGGCTCAGGCATTCCAGGGATATCTGAAATTTGATGATGACGGACGGCTCTTCGGCTATCCGGAACAGGTAGTGATGTTTTCAGGTGGGCTGGACTCGCTGGCGGGAGCCATCGATGAAGTTCTGAATGAAAAACACAAGGTCGTCCTTGTTACCCACAAATCGACACCGAAGCTCAACACGCGCCACCGGCGACTGGAAAAGATGATTGCCGACAAGGCTGGGGAAAACGCCCCGCTACACATCGGCGTCCGGGTCAACAAGAACAAGGGGCTGAACTACGAGTACACCCAGCGCAGCCGATCCTTCCTCTATGTGTCTATCGGGGCGACCATCGCAAAAATGCTCAATCTGAAAAGCGTCCGTTTTTACGAAAACGGGGTCATCAGTTTGAATCTGCCGGTCTGCGCTCAGGTAGTCGGCGGCCGGGCAACACGCACCACCCACCCCAGGGTGATCCGAGGTTTTCAGGAAATCATCAGCCTGGTGGCTGGCGAACCGTTCACGATTGAGAATCCCTACATCTGGAAAACCAAGGCCGGTGTCATCGAGGTGATCACCAAGGCCGGATGCCAGGACATGATCGCGGCATCGACCACCTGCACCCATACCTGGGAGATGACCAATCACCATACGCATTGCGGAACGTGTTCCCAGTGTATCGACAGGCGTTTTGCCATGATTGCGGCAAAAGCCGATCAATATGACCCAGTGGAAGCCTATAAAGCCGACATCTTCACCCAAAGCCGAAGCAAGGACGAGGACAAGATCATGACAGCCGCGTACCTGGAGCGTGCCAATCAGGTACGCGAGCAGGACGACATCACCCAGTTTATCGCCCGATTCAGCGAGGTCAGTCGGGTCTTCCGCTACCTTAATGGGAACTCCGGAAAAGTGGCCCAGAAGGTCTATGACCTTTACAAGCGCCACGCCAAGGAGGTCTGCGATGCAATGGACACAATGGTTGGCCGCAACATCACCGCCATCCGCCAACGCACCTTGCCGGGAGACTGCCTACTCAGGACGGTCTATGAATCGGGATCGGTAATCTCCGTCCCCGCCATTCCGGTTGAGCAGAAGCAGCCGGACAACTACTTCAGGAAGCGCGGGGGTGTCTGGGCGGCACGCTTTAACGGCAACGCCGAAGTGCTTGTGACGGGTGTTGATAAAGGGGCCGAGTACATCAATTTCCTCCTGGCAAGGCCGAACAAGGAAACCTCGGTCTACGAGATCGTCTGCGGGTTCGCCATCGATAGCTGCAACGCGGTCCTGAACTCCAATGAGACCGATGAAGGTTTTCAGGTCACCCAGGGGGTTCCGTTGGGTGATACCGGCTTCGTTGCCGACCGCAAGGCCGTCGAGCAATACCGGGAGACGGCTCACGAGCTTCTTCGGGAAATTGAAGAAGCCCGGGCAGAAAACAACGATGCCGAAATCCAGCGGCTCGAGAACGAAATGACCCAGATCACCGCCGCAATCAACGAGGCGGTTGGTCTGGGTGGCAAACTCCGGAAATCCAACGACAAGCGGAAGAACATCCGCGACGCCTTCCGGAGTGCCGTGAACCGGGCCATCACGTATCTGGAAAAGTATGACAAGCCGCTGGCCGCCCACCTGAAGGAGTCCATCAAGTGCGGCAACGAACCGGTCTACCGGACCGAAGAGGAGATCGTTTGGGAGGTC
- the argB gene encoding acetylglutamate kinase, which translates to MTDDALKASILLEALPYIREFYGQTIVIKYGGHAMKDEALRRSFALNIQLLRYIGVNPVIVHGGGPQIGNMLKQLGIQSEFRQGLRVTDDATMDVVEMVLVGKVNKEIVNLINTQGGRAVGLSGKDGRLIWAQKLEMAVERSDAPPEIIDLGKVGEVVAVDTSVITSLQNANFVPVIAPVGVDEEGNTYNINADSVASAVAVAVGAKKLILLTDVAGVLDKQGELISSMTLHQAAHALEQGVVTGGMIPKIKCCLEAVDGGVSKAHILDGRIENVILLEMFTQGGIGSEIVSK; encoded by the coding sequence ATGACCGACGACGCACTCAAAGCCTCCATCCTGCTGGAGGCGCTGCCCTATATCCGCGAGTTCTACGGCCAGACCATCGTCATCAAGTACGGCGGCCACGCCATGAAGGACGAGGCCCTGCGCCGGAGCTTCGCCCTGAACATCCAGCTCCTGCGCTACATCGGCGTGAACCCCGTCATCGTGCACGGTGGCGGGCCGCAGATCGGCAACATGCTGAAGCAATTGGGCATCCAGTCCGAGTTCCGCCAGGGCCTGCGCGTGACCGACGACGCGACCATGGACGTGGTCGAGATGGTGCTGGTGGGCAAGGTCAACAAGGAGATCGTCAACCTCATCAACACCCAGGGCGGCCGGGCCGTGGGCCTGTCTGGCAAGGACGGGCGCCTCATCTGGGCCCAGAAGCTGGAGATGGCCGTGGAGCGCTCCGACGCGCCGCCCGAGATCATCGACCTCGGAAAGGTCGGCGAGGTCGTGGCCGTGGATACCTCGGTCATCACCTCCCTGCAGAACGCCAACTTCGTGCCCGTCATCGCCCCCGTGGGCGTGGACGAGGAAGGCAACACCTACAACATTAACGCCGACTCCGTGGCCAGCGCCGTGGCCGTGGCCGTGGGCGCCAAGAAGCTCATCCTGCTGACGGACGTGGCCGGCGTGCTCGACAAGCAGGGTGAGCTCATCTCCTCCATGACCCTGCACCAGGCCGCCCACGCCCTGGAGCAGGGCGTGGTCACGGGCGGCATGATCCCCAAGATCAAGTGCTGCCTGGAGGCTGTGGACGGCGGCGTGTCCAAAGCTCACATCCTCGACGGCCGCATCGAGAACGTGATTCTGCTCGAAATGTTCACCCAGGGCGGCATCGGCTCCGAGATCGTCAGCAAGTAA
- a CDS encoding recombinase family protein — protein MLDNSNVAPGKNKTLRCAIYTRKSHEEGLEQEFNSLDAQRESAEHYIEAQRMRGWTALPDRYDDGGFSGGNMERPGLRRLLADINAGKIDVIVVYKVDRLSRSLLDFMKMIDLFNEKGVSFVSVTQHFSTTDPTGRMFLGILITFAQYEREVIAERIRDKVAAAKRRGKYCGGVPILGYDVDRDNKKLLVNPDEARTVQYIFRRFIQIGSAKKLGQELNEQGYRTKAWTTKKGKVREGSEWNTGHIYRLLNNRVYIGEIAHKDRSYPGEHEGIIDRTTWDKVQAILEDNKPVKVSMARTKMVAPLKGVIRCGHCGCAMGPTYARKNGRHYTYYICQKDSKRTVSRCPLKRIPAGDIEQAVVEQLSAVFRTPTLVAKTYFAARDIEQVERERLFKQKAQLEMELSQAREQAIELMKPGNDQPGKTEMLTTVNRQAVELSKQLTHVSERCRAYRGNNITEQDVSEAFQNVEGFWEDLFPVERNRLIRLLVDKVEIRETGIDMELRTNGLTTLIAELAGLACEVTERRASR, from the coding sequence ATGCTTGATAACAGCAATGTCGCGCCGGGCAAAAACAAGACCCTGCGCTGTGCCATCTACACCCGCAAGAGCCACGAGGAAGGTCTCGAACAGGAGTTCAACTCGTTGGATGCGCAACGGGAATCGGCGGAACACTATATCGAAGCCCAGAGGATGCGTGGCTGGACGGCTCTGCCGGATCGCTACGACGATGGTGGATTCTCGGGTGGAAACATGGAGCGCCCGGGGCTGCGTCGCCTGCTGGCGGACATCAATGCCGGGAAGATTGACGTGATCGTGGTCTACAAGGTCGACCGGCTGTCCCGCTCGCTGCTGGACTTCATGAAGATGATCGACCTCTTCAACGAGAAGGGTGTCAGCTTCGTCTCGGTCACCCAGCACTTCAGCACCACCGACCCCACCGGACGGATGTTTCTCGGCATCCTGATCACCTTCGCCCAGTACGAGCGGGAGGTCATCGCCGAGCGCATCCGGGACAAGGTGGCGGCCGCCAAGCGCCGGGGGAAATACTGCGGCGGCGTACCCATTCTTGGATACGACGTCGACCGGGACAACAAGAAGCTGCTGGTCAACCCGGATGAAGCCAGGACGGTGCAGTACATCTTCCGCCGATTCATCCAGATCGGCTCGGCCAAGAAGCTGGGCCAGGAATTGAACGAACAGGGATACCGCACAAAAGCCTGGACCACCAAGAAAGGCAAGGTTCGCGAGGGCTCAGAATGGAATACAGGCCACATCTACCGGCTGCTGAACAACCGGGTCTATATCGGCGAGATTGCCCACAAGGATCGCAGCTACCCCGGTGAGCACGAAGGAATCATCGACCGGACGACCTGGGACAAGGTGCAGGCCATCCTGGAGGACAACAAACCGGTCAAGGTTTCCATGGCAAGAACCAAAATGGTCGCCCCGCTGAAAGGCGTCATCCGCTGCGGCCACTGCGGATGCGCGATGGGACCGACCTACGCCCGCAAGAACGGCCGCCACTACACCTATTACATCTGCCAGAAGGACAGCAAGCGGACCGTGAGCCGGTGCCCCCTCAAACGGATTCCCGCCGGGGACATCGAGCAGGCCGTGGTCGAGCAGTTGAGCGCGGTGTTCCGCACGCCGACGCTGGTGGCCAAAACCTACTTCGCGGCCCGGGACATCGAGCAGGTGGAGCGGGAGCGGCTGTTCAAGCAGAAAGCCCAACTCGAAATGGAGCTGTCGCAGGCGCGGGAGCAAGCCATCGAACTTATGAAACCCGGCAACGATCAGCCGGGCAAGACCGAGATGCTCACGACCGTCAACCGCCAGGCGGTCGAGCTCTCGAAACAACTGACGCACGTGAGCGAGCGATGCAGAGCCTACCGGGGGAACAACATCACGGAACAGGACGTTTCGGAGGCCTTCCAGAATGTCGAGGGCTTCTGGGAGGACCTTTTCCCGGTGGAGCGAAACCGGCTCATCCGCCTCCTGGTGGATAAGGTCGAGATCCGCGAGACCGGAATCGACATGGAGCTGCGCACCAACGGGCTGACTACGCTCATCGCCGAGCTGGCCGGTCTGGCATGCGAAGTCACCGAACGGAGGGCAAGCCGATGA
- a CDS encoding DUF2339 domain-containing protein produces MRIFLVILTFIALAGAADTFWRSPVFLVLPVLCAVCLALVSRISSLERRLRELEGRVAAERAGAVRADVPALAAPAADGAEGEFVFSEETPARPAAARPAPKAALPGFEARVREGVRTVWDWFAGGNPVVKVGIVVLFFGVSFLLKYAADHSLVSVEMRMSGAGLLGIALLVLGWRLRRSKPVYALLVQGGGVGVLYLTIFAAARYVGMLPPVAALALMTGVVVFSGVLAVAQNAMSLALFGAAGGFLAPVLLSTGQGSHVHLFAYYALLNTGVLGIAWRRTWRPLNLLGFACTFGIGAAWGARYYAPQYFASTEPFLILFFIMYGTVSILFARTPRENPRLDSALVFGLPLAAFALQMGLVRDTDMGGAFSCLGLALWYLLTLGGIRRLSAGGDGAEAGTTGTGLRLLGEAHLALGVIFVSLAVPMALDATWTASTWALEGAGMVWLGLRQKRLVTRVFGVLLQFGAAAAFAASLTGVEPVLDDGQLLAGLFLGAGGLASSWAWWAFPAARLRQEEFMPAVAGFWGAAWWYGPLYLRFSPHDGPALVAALTASLGVWFLLQRRTAWPAARHLAQASAALALPAALNWDSHPSVNHGWLAWPLALATLFAALRALENEWTPRARGWAHSAAGLLVAVLAGREAHWQAFRLLQTGSWADAALAVTGVLLLLAAVSAPLDWPLRRHRAAYLRSGAVPAVFLCLWWAAVSLSAGDPYPLPYIPVLSPMDLAQALVLAALAAWARAADREKALGAFSPERRLPAFLAAGGFAWANVVLARSVHFLGGVPYSVEALYRSAVMQASCSVLWSVATLAAMLLGWRRANRRAWLAGAGLLAVVVVKLFSVDLDGIGTVARIVSFLGVGLLMLVMGYFCPLPPKEGK; encoded by the coding sequence GTGCGCATCTTCCTCGTCATTCTGACCTTCATTGCCCTGGCCGGCGCCGCGGACACCTTCTGGCGCAGCCCCGTCTTCCTCGTCCTGCCGGTGCTGTGCGCCGTCTGTCTCGCCTTGGTGTCGCGCATTTCCTCCCTGGAACGCAGGCTCCGCGAACTGGAGGGGCGTGTCGCAGCCGAGAGGGCGGGCGCGGTGAGAGCGGACGTGCCGGCCCTAGCTGCACCGGCAGCGGATGGCGCCGAAGGGGAATTCGTCTTTTCCGAGGAGACGCCTGCCCGGCCGGCCGCGGCACGGCCTGCGCCGAAGGCGGCCCTGCCGGGTTTCGAGGCCAGGGTCCGGGAAGGGGTGAGGACGGTGTGGGACTGGTTCGCGGGCGGGAACCCCGTGGTCAAAGTCGGCATCGTCGTGCTCTTTTTCGGCGTGTCCTTTCTGCTCAAGTACGCCGCGGACCACAGTCTGGTGTCCGTGGAAATGCGCATGTCCGGCGCCGGGCTGCTGGGCATCGCCCTGCTGGTCCTGGGCTGGCGGCTGCGGCGGAGCAAGCCGGTCTACGCCCTACTGGTCCAGGGCGGGGGCGTGGGTGTCCTGTACCTGACCATCTTCGCCGCGGCGCGCTACGTCGGCATGCTGCCGCCCGTGGCGGCGCTGGCGCTCATGACCGGCGTCGTGGTCTTCTCCGGCGTCCTGGCCGTGGCCCAGAACGCCATGTCCCTGGCCCTCTTCGGTGCGGCGGGCGGGTTCCTGGCCCCGGTCCTGCTGTCCACCGGGCAGGGCAGCCACGTGCACCTCTTCGCCTACTACGCCCTGCTGAACACGGGCGTGCTGGGCATCGCCTGGCGCCGCACCTGGCGCCCCCTGAATCTCCTGGGCTTCGCCTGCACCTTCGGCATCGGCGCGGCCTGGGGCGCGCGCTACTACGCGCCGCAGTACTTCGCCAGCACCGAGCCCTTCCTCATCCTTTTCTTCATCATGTACGGCACCGTCTCCATCCTCTTCGCCCGGACCCCGCGCGAGAACCCGCGTCTGGACAGCGCCCTGGTCTTTGGCCTGCCCCTGGCCGCCTTCGCCCTGCAGATGGGGCTGGTGCGCGACACGGACATGGGCGGGGCCTTCAGCTGCCTGGGCCTGGCCCTGTGGTACCTGCTGACCCTGGGCGGCATCCGCCGCCTTTCCGCCGGGGGCGATGGGGCCGAGGCAGGCACCACGGGGACGGGGCTACGCCTGCTGGGCGAGGCCCATCTGGCCCTGGGCGTCATCTTCGTGTCCCTGGCCGTGCCCATGGCCCTGGACGCCACCTGGACCGCCTCGACCTGGGCTCTGGAGGGGGCGGGCATGGTCTGGCTCGGCCTGCGCCAGAAGCGCCTGGTCACGCGGGTTTTCGGCGTCCTGTTGCAGTTCGGCGCGGCCGCGGCTTTCGCCGCAAGCCTGACCGGCGTCGAACCCGTCCTGGACGACGGGCAGCTGCTGGCCGGTCTTTTTCTCGGCGCGGGCGGGCTGGCCTCGTCCTGGGCGTGGTGGGCCTTTCCCGCCGCGCGTCTGCGGCAGGAGGAATTCATGCCGGCGGTCGCAGGTTTTTGGGGTGCGGCGTGGTGGTACGGGCCCCTGTATCTGCGCTTCTCTCCCCACGACGGCCCGGCCCTGGTGGCGGCCCTCACGGCCAGCTTGGGCGTCTGGTTCCTGCTGCAGCGAAGGACGGCGTGGCCAGCGGCGCGCCATCTGGCCCAGGCTTCGGCCGCGCTTGCGCTCCCGGCTGCTCTGAACTGGGACAGCCACCCCTCAGTGAACCACGGCTGGTTGGCCTGGCCTCTGGCGCTGGCCACGCTCTTCGCCGCCCTGCGTGCTCTTGAGAACGAATGGACCCCGCGGGCCCGTGGCTGGGCGCACTCGGCCGCTGGCCTGCTCGTTGCGGTACTGGCGGGGCGGGAGGCCCATTGGCAGGCATTCCGGCTGCTGCAAACCGGCAGCTGGGCCGACGCGGCCCTGGCCGTGACGGGCGTCCTGCTCCTGCTGGCGGCCGTGTCCGCGCCCCTGGACTGGCCCCTGCGCCGCCACCGCGCCGCCTATTTGCGGTCCGGGGCCGTGCCGGCCGTGTTCCTGTGCCTGTGGTGGGCGGCCGTCAGCCTGTCCGCCGGGGACCCGTACCCGCTGCCGTACATCCCGGTCCTGAGCCCCATGGACCTGGCCCAGGCTCTGGTTCTGGCCGCCCTGGCCGCGTGGGCGAGGGCCGCAGACAGGGAAAAGGCCTTGGGCGCCTTTTCCCCGGAACGTCGGCTGCCGGCCTTCCTGGCGGCGGGCGGTTTTGCGTGGGCCAACGTGGTCCTGGCCCGCAGCGTCCATTTCCTGGGCGGCGTCCCCTATTCCGTGGAGGCCCTGTACCGTTCTGCGGTCATGCAGGCCTCGTGCTCGGTGCTGTGGTCCGTGGCCACCCTGGCGGCCATGCTCCTGGGCTGGAGGCGCGCGAACCGGCGCGCCTGGCTGGCCGGGGCGGGGCTCCTGGCCGTGGTGGTCGTCAAGCTCTTTTCGGTCGATCTCGACGGCATCGGCACGGTGGCGCGCATCGTATCGTTCCTGGGCGTGGGCCTGCTCATGCTCGTCATGGGGTATTTCTGTCCGCTGCCCCCCAAGGAGGGAAAATGA
- a CDS encoding LexA family protein: MGKKKVSEITDPQANTLRVICQIIDEKGLPPTVKELSEVLGISHASAHEQIAQLVRKGYLKKEARKARSIVVIRRPE, encoded by the coding sequence ATGGGAAAGAAAAAGGTATCGGAAATAACCGACCCACAAGCAAACACGCTGAGGGTCATTTGCCAAATCATCGATGAAAAGGGGTTGCCGCCAACGGTGAAAGAATTGTCGGAAGTCCTTGGTATCAGCCACGCGAGCGCCCACGAGCAGATCGCTCAACTGGTACGGAAAGGCTATCTGAAGAAAGAAGCTCGTAAGGCCCGAAGCATCGTCGTCATCAGGAGGCCCGAATAA
- the hslU gene encoding ATP-dependent protease ATPase subunit HslU, translating to MNTLTPREIVSELDKYIVGQNQAKRMVAIALRNRWRRRQLDPELAEEIAPKNILMIGPTGVGKTEIARRLAKLAGSPFLKVEATKFTEVGYVGRDVESIVRDLMEIGVNLVRQEEEAKVRVRAEATAEERLLDVLLPTKPLESAGVDYIGPESRAADSTREKLRQLWREGKLDDRLVEVEVQSSGGVQAMAIPGMEGMEMQMQDMLSKVFPKKKKTKKVRVRNAYDILIQSECERLIDMDKVHEIARERVQESGIVFLDEIDKICGGGGSSGKADVSREGVQRDLLPIVEGSTVNTKYGMVRTDHILFIAAGAFHMSKPSDLVPELQGRFPLRVELSALTRDDFYRILTEPQNALTVQYKALLGTEGVNVAYTDEALNEIARFAQKINEETENIGARRLYTIMEKIVAELSFDAPDMSGVTVTIDRDYVAHALHDVQENRDLTRYIL from the coding sequence ATGAACACCCTGACCCCCAGAGAGATCGTGTCCGAACTGGACAAGTACATCGTCGGCCAGAACCAGGCCAAGCGCATGGTGGCCATCGCCCTGCGCAACCGCTGGCGCCGCCGTCAGCTCGACCCCGAGCTGGCCGAGGAGATCGCGCCCAAGAACATCCTCATGATCGGGCCCACGGGCGTGGGCAAGACCGAGATCGCCCGCCGCCTGGCCAAGCTGGCCGGTTCGCCCTTTCTCAAGGTCGAGGCCACCAAGTTCACGGAAGTGGGCTACGTGGGCCGCGACGTGGAATCCATCGTTCGCGACTTGATGGAGATCGGCGTCAACCTCGTGCGCCAGGAGGAGGAGGCCAAGGTCCGCGTGCGCGCCGAGGCCACGGCCGAGGAGCGTCTGCTGGACGTGCTCCTGCCGACCAAGCCCCTGGAGTCGGCCGGCGTGGACTACATCGGCCCCGAGTCCCGGGCCGCCGACTCCACGCGCGAGAAGCTGCGCCAGCTCTGGCGTGAGGGCAAGCTCGACGACCGCCTGGTGGAGGTCGAGGTCCAGTCCTCGGGCGGGGTGCAGGCCATGGCCATCCCCGGCATGGAGGGCATGGAGATGCAGATGCAGGACATGCTCTCGAAAGTCTTCCCGAAGAAAAAGAAGACCAAGAAGGTCCGCGTCAGGAACGCCTACGACATCCTCATCCAGTCCGAGTGCGAGCGCCTCATCGACATGGACAAGGTCCACGAGATCGCCCGCGAGCGCGTGCAGGAGTCGGGCATCGTCTTCCTGGACGAGATCGACAAGATCTGCGGCGGCGGGGGGAGCAGCGGCAAGGCCGACGTGTCCCGCGAGGGCGTGCAGCGCGACCTGCTGCCCATCGTCGAGGGCAGCACCGTCAACACCAAGTACGGCATGGTCCGCACGGACCACATCCTCTTCATCGCGGCCGGCGCCTTCCACATGTCCAAGCCCTCGGACCTCGTGCCCGAGCTGCAGGGCCGCTTCCCCCTGCGCGTGGAGCTCTCGGCCCTGACCCGCGACGACTTCTACCGCATCCTCACGGAGCCCCAGAACGCCCTGACCGTGCAGTACAAGGCGCTGCTCGGCACCGAGGGCGTGAACGTCGCGTACACCGACGAGGCCCTGAACGAGATCGCCCGCTTCGCCCAGAAGATCAACGAGGAGACCGAGAACATCGGCGCGCGCCGGCTCTACACCATCATGGAGAAGATCGTGGCCGAACTGTCCTTCGATGCGCCTGACATGAGCGGCGTGACGGTGACCATCGACCGCGACTATGTGGCCCATGCCCTGCATGACGTGCAGGAGAACCGGGACCTGACGAGATACATCCTCTAA